The DNA sequence AAGGTTGTTGCGAATCTAACCGCCAATACCGTTACGCCTCAACTGCTGAAACGTGCAGAAATGTCAAGTATTTTGTGGGTCAACGATCGCCCGCAGTGCAATATTAACGAACGGCGATCGCTAGAAGCGTTAGGAATTTATCTCGTTTTAGCAACTTCCACCGAAGAAGCCTTAGAACGAGTGCAAAAGCAACATTTTGATGTGATTATTTCCGATATGAGGCGACCGGGAGATGCCGAAGCGGGATATACATTGCTCGATAAGTTGCGCGCGATCGCTAATCATACACCCTACATTATTTATGCAGGAGCGCGATCGCCGGAGCAATTGGAAGAAGCACGGAAACGAGGCGCGATCGCGGCAACAAGTCGCCCCAACGAACTGTTTAAAATTGTGCTATCGGCTTTAGAACGGAAAGAAAACGGTTAATAATGAATAATGAATGATGAATAATTAATAATGAAGAATAAGGGATTAATGATGAGTAATGAATAATGGGGATTAACGGTTAATAATGAATAATGAATGATGAGTAATGAAGGATTAGGGATGACAGGTAATGTAGTCTATGAGAAAGCGTATAAACTTGCAATTCGCATTGTTAATGCCTATCGATATTTGTGCGACGAGCGAAAAGAATTCGTCTTATCAAAACAACTTTTGCGCAGTGGAACAAGTATTGGGGCAAACATTGCTGAAGCACAAGGTGCGATTTCTAAAGCAGACTTTAGAGCTAAAATGTCAATTGCTTATAAAGAATCTTTAGAAGTACAATATTGGCTTTCTCTCCTCAAAGACACAGGCTACCTCAAACCTAAAGCTTTTGAAAGCTTGCAAGCGGATGCTGCTGAAGTCAGTAGAATACTTTGCAAAATCGTTAAAAGTTCTACTCAAACTTCCAGCAATTCAAAAATACTCTCCCCTAACTAAGTAGGCTGTTTTAATTAAATAAAATGCGGGGAGGGCGGGTTTTGATTTCTAGATCGCTCTCATAACAACAGTTTAAGCTAAACCCGCCCCTACGAATCCGATCGCAATTTTTTTACACCCTCCTACTTACTCATCATTCATTACTCATCCCTCACTATCCATTATTCATCATTTATTCCCTCATTATTCATTATTCATTATTCATTAACATGATGTTCGACACTGACGGTCGCAGACATTCCCGGTACAACCTGCGCTTCATAGCCTTTAATACTTTCGGCATCAAAGACAATTTTAACCGGGACGCGCTGGACGACTTTAGTAAAGTTTCCAGTTGCATTGTCGGGCGGTAAGAGTGCAAATTCGGCACCAGAAGCAGGCGATAAACTTTCAACGCGACCGCTGAAAGGATGGTGAGATAAGGCATCAAGTTTAATTTCAACTTCTTGCCCGGGTTTAACATTTTCGAGTTGGGTTTCTTTGAAGTTAGCAACCACCCAATACTCATTACCCACGATCGCCATTAACGGCGTTCCCGGTTGAATGCGCTTGCCAACTTCAACGGCTTTGCGCCCGATGCGTCCGTCGGCGGGGGCGGTAATTTTGGTGTAGGAAAGTTGCAGTTGTGCGTCTTTGAGGCTGGCTTCGGCTTGCGCGATCGCGGCGCGGGCTGCCTCGTACTGGGCGCTATTCACTGCGGTTTGTTGCGCTTTTGCGCGCGCTTGTTGCAATCCGCTTTGCGTAGAGGCGAGTTTGGCTTGCGCGCCGGTTACGCCCTCTCGCGCTTGGGTAACTTTCGCTTCCGCCCTACTCACGCCTTCTCGCGCTTGAGCAATTCTGGCTTCGGCTTGTTGCACTTGCTGTTCGGCGGTTCTTTTTTGAGCGAGGGCGACTTCGTAGCTGACTTTGGCGCTGTCGAGTTGTTGGCGCGGGATTACGCCTTGTTGGTACAAGCTATTGTAACGGTTGTAGTCGGTTTGGGCTTTTTCTAAAGTCGCTTGGGCTTGTTGGACGGCGGCACGGGCGGCGGTAGCCCCAGCTTGGGCTTCGGTGACGGCGGCTTGTGCGGCGGGGATTCCGGATTCGGCTTCGGTGACGGTGGCGCGGGCGGTAGCGATGGCTGCGATCGCGCCGCTAATATCTCCTTGTGCCTGCGTTTGCGTGGCTTGGGCGTTGGCTTCAGCTTGCGCGATGTTTGCTTTAGCGGCTTGCGCTTGCAGTTGCGCGCTTTGTAGGGCGGCTTGCGCTTGCGTCACTTTTACTTTTGCGTCTTGAGAATCGAGTTCGACGAGAACATCTCCTCGATGCACTTGTTGGTTATCGTTAACGTCAATTCGTTCGACGGTTCCAGCAATGCGACTGCTGATATCGTAAATTTGTCCGGCGACAGTGGCGTTTTCGGTTTCTTCGTGAGTCGAAGCGTACTGCCACCAACGGTAGCCGAAGGTTCCGGCAGCGATCGCGCCCACCCCTAAAACGGCTAATATTATTGCTTTTTTGGGGCTGCGTCGAGTCGGTACGGCGGGCAATTCATCGATTGCGGGTTCGCTCGAAGTGACTTGCGGTTCGAGATCGAGGTTTTCGACTTTAGAGGCTGTTTTGGGGTTATCTAGAGTTTGCATGGCGGTAGAGCTATTGAGAGAACTTTTACTTAGAATGCGTAATATTTAATTAGGGTTAAATAGAAGACTTTTAATTAGGATCCTTAAGATTTGGGTCGGATAAAACTTGAGGTTGAGAAGCGCGGGATTGTTAGGAGAGGTTGGCGATCGCGCGATCGATGGCATCTGAGAGGATTTCGCGATCGCGCCCCGAAACTCCAGCAAAGGCTTCTTCGCGTAACGTTACAGCCAGCGGTGGTAGTTGGGTTTCTAGTTCGCGTCCTTCTTCAGTCAGCCAAATGCGCCAAATTCGGCGATCGCGTCGATCTCGTTCTCGTCGGATTAAGTTGCGTTGTTCCATGCGATCGAGAACGCCTGTCAGCGTTCCTCCCACTTGTTGGAGTTTCTCCCCCAAGCTCGAAGTCGGCAGACCGTCTTCTTGCCACAAACAAGACAGCACAACCCAATGAAAGGGCGTTAACCCAAACGGTTCGAGTCGATCTTGAAACTTGCGCGCCAAAAGCTGAGAGAGAAGTTTAATCCGATAGCCCAAGCCGTGAGGGGCAAGCACATCTTGCCAGTCCTGAAGGGT is a window from the Oscillatoria sp. FACHB-1406 genome containing:
- a CDS encoding response regulator, which encodes MSIDDIVKLIDAITKLIEVIIWPGILIFVMVRFGSDLRDFFVNLSEASLKGAGFELFVKRKQAEAAAALAAAAVSNDETQVSETAVKEAKVVANLTANTVTPQLLKRAEMSSILWVNDRPQCNINERRSLEALGIYLVLATSTEEALERVQKQHFDVIISDMRRPGDAEAGYTLLDKLRAIANHTPYIIYAGARSPEQLEEARKRGAIAATSRPNELFKIVLSALERKENG
- a CDS encoding four helix bundle protein, which produces MMSNEGLGMTGNVVYEKAYKLAIRIVNAYRYLCDERKEFVLSKQLLRSGTSIGANIAEAQGAISKADFRAKMSIAYKESLEVQYWLSLLKDTGYLKPKAFESLQADAAEVSRILCKIVKSSTQTSSNSKILSPN
- a CDS encoding HlyD family secretion protein translates to MQTLDNPKTASKVENLDLEPQVTSSEPAIDELPAVPTRRSPKKAIILAVLGVGAIAAGTFGYRWWQYASTHEETENATVAGQIYDISSRIAGTVERIDVNDNQQVHRGDVLVELDSQDAKVKVTQAQAALQSAQLQAQAAKANIAQAEANAQATQTQAQGDISGAIAAIATARATVTEAESGIPAAQAAVTEAQAGATAARAAVQQAQATLEKAQTDYNRYNSLYQQGVIPRQQLDSAKVSYEVALAQKRTAEQQVQQAEARIAQAREGVSRAEAKVTQAREGVTGAQAKLASTQSGLQQARAKAQQTAVNSAQYEAARAAIAQAEASLKDAQLQLSYTKITAPADGRIGRKAVEVGKRIQPGTPLMAIVGNEYWVVANFKETQLENVKPGQEVEIKLDALSHHPFSGRVESLSPASGAEFALLPPDNATGNFTKVVQRVPVKIVFDAESIKGYEAQVVPGMSATVSVEHHVNE
- a CDS encoding MarR family transcriptional regulator encodes the protein MNAVRTATPTLQDWQDVLAPHGLGYRIKLLSQLLARKFQDRLEPFGLTPFHWVVLSCLWQEDGLPTSSLGEKLQQVGGTLTGVLDRMEQRNLIRRERDRRDRRIWRIWLTEEGRELETQLPPLAVTLREEAFAGVSGRDREILSDAIDRAIANLS